A DNA window from Porphyromonadaceae bacterium W3.11 contains the following coding sequences:
- the cobI gene encoding precorrin-2 C(20)-methyltransferase produces the protein MDTHTNHSAPVITCVSLGPGEAELITIKGLRALQAADLIYCPGTKVASRSNQILQELGIEEEKIVPFQITMSKDRSIAKKEYEAVAQEMLIKARQGKHVAIVAEGDSGFYSTARYITDIINADSEISLAVVPGVPAFIACGARAGIHVVKQEETLMVLTTDLTVENIREGLRKNRSMVVMKLSQNKEAVKEAIKTIPEAEFHYFENVGLPDREYYTADRDEIAAREIPYFSILIIKNKD, from the coding sequence ATGGATACTCATACCAATCATTCAGCTCCAGTTATCACCTGTGTATCTCTAGGACCAGGAGAAGCGGAACTTATTACAATCAAGGGATTACGTGCCCTACAAGCGGCGGACTTAATATATTGCCCAGGAACCAAGGTAGCCTCTCGCTCCAATCAGATTCTACAAGAACTAGGAATTGAGGAGGAAAAGATTGTCCCATTCCAAATCACGATGAGCAAAGACCGCTCTATTGCCAAAAAAGAGTACGAGGCTGTAGCACAAGAAATGCTCATTAAGGCAAGACAAGGTAAGCATGTAGCCATCGTAGCTGAGGGCGACTCTGGATTTTACTCAACAGCTCGATACATCACAGACATCATCAATGCTGACTCAGAAATCTCATTGGCAGTCGTTCCTGGTGTACCAGCATTCATTGCTTGCGGAGCTAGAGCTGGCATCCACGTTGTGAAGCAAGAGGAGACACTCATGGTGCTGACAACAGATCTTACGGTAGAGAATATTAGGGAGGGGCTCCGAAAGAACCGCTCCATGGTAGTCATGAAGCTATCTCAGAATAAGGAGGCTGTCAAGGAAGCTATCAAGACTATACCAGAGGCTGAATTTCATTATTTTGAGAACGTTGGCCTACCTGATAGAGAGTACTATACGGCAGACCGTGATGAGATTGCAGCAAGAGAAATACCATACTTCTCTATTCTTATCATTAAGAATAAGGACTAA
- the cbiD gene encoding cobalt-precorrin-5B (C(1))-methyltransferase CbiD codes for MKKEVEELTGTILIIGGTTEGRVAVKVCDESGRRFFYSTKNSSQEVESVHGERITGGLDEIGMPEFCRTHHIILIIDAAHPFAQNVHSNIGKTASALQIPVIRLERQFPKPPKGLNWFDDYDGAIHYMEEQGITSLLALSGVNTIAKLKDYWQKYPTYFRIMKREESLAIVHRNRFPLEQIIFYDDEQDDKALFARLKPQAILTKESGETGGFTEKVTTATSMGIPVLVIRRPPLPYSATATVYGRHGLRRQIELIIPDFYQLKTGYTTGSCATAATKAAITQLLSGSSIDEVEIELPDGEPYYIKIEKTETEDNGSVTSTVIKYSGDDPDVTHQAEICSNVRLNPAHQEVRFLQGIGVGKVTLPGLGLEIGGPAINKTPRAMMTHAVQEVLEEYGESPSCGIDITISVPKGEELAKKTFNPKLGIVGGISIVGTSGIIRPFSSEAFVNSIRREVQVAKALNVQRLVLNSGAKSEKYLKDLYPDLASQAFVQYGNFIGESLNVANEEGIKKVTLGIMLGKAVKLAEGILDTHSKKSTMNKEFIKSIAKAASCPDTVLEKIDQLNLARELWEIIPDTQHDFYQLIKAHCYDVTAPLLPDGDLTILLITDKGELL; via the coding sequence ATGAAGAAAGAGGTAGAAGAACTAACTGGTACCATCCTAATCATTGGCGGTACGACAGAGGGAAGAGTTGCAGTAAAAGTATGCGATGAATCTGGCAGACGCTTCTTCTACTCTACTAAAAATAGCTCTCAAGAGGTTGAAAGCGTTCATGGAGAAAGGATTACGGGCGGCCTAGATGAGATAGGCATGCCCGAATTTTGTCGGACTCATCATATTATCTTAATTATTGATGCTGCTCATCCATTTGCCCAGAATGTCCACAGTAACATTGGCAAGACAGCTTCTGCCCTTCAAATTCCAGTTATACGACTAGAACGACAGTTTCCAAAGCCTCCAAAAGGGCTGAATTGGTTTGATGACTACGATGGGGCCATCCACTATATGGAAGAACAGGGGATAACCTCTCTTCTGGCTCTATCTGGAGTTAATACCATTGCTAAACTCAAGGACTACTGGCAGAAATACCCCACTTACTTTCGGATCATGAAGCGGGAAGAATCTCTGGCGATTGTACATCGAAATAGATTCCCTCTTGAGCAAATTATCTTCTATGACGACGAACAAGACGACAAGGCTCTCTTCGCTCGATTGAAGCCACAAGCCATCCTAACAAAAGAGAGTGGTGAGACTGGCGGATTCACGGAAAAGGTTACGACAGCCACCTCCATGGGCATCCCTGTACTGGTCATACGACGACCACCTCTTCCCTACTCCGCTACCGCAACGGTATATGGGAGGCACGGACTACGAAGACAGATAGAGCTCATCATACCCGATTTCTATCAGCTCAAAACAGGATACACTACAGGAAGCTGTGCAACAGCTGCAACCAAAGCGGCCATCACCCAATTACTCTCTGGCTCCTCTATTGATGAAGTGGAGATAGAATTACCAGACGGAGAGCCCTACTACATCAAGATAGAAAAGACCGAAACGGAAGATAATGGGAGCGTAACATCCACCGTCATTAAATACTCTGGAGATGACCCAGACGTCACACACCAAGCTGAGATTTGCTCTAACGTCAGGCTCAACCCTGCTCACCAAGAGGTCCGTTTCCTCCAAGGCATAGGTGTCGGAAAAGTAACACTACCAGGATTAGGCCTAGAAATCGGAGGACCAGCGATAAATAAAACACCGAGGGCGATGATGACCCATGCCGTTCAAGAGGTCTTAGAAGAATATGGAGAGTCCCCATCATGTGGTATAGATATAACTATCTCTGTCCCAAAAGGGGAAGAATTGGCAAAAAAGACCTTCAACCCCAAGTTAGGAATTGTTGGAGGTATCTCGATTGTTGGCACCTCTGGGATTATTCGCCCCTTCTCCAGCGAAGCCTTTGTTAATTCTATCCGCCGTGAAGTTCAGGTCGCTAAGGCACTAAACGTCCAGCGACTCGTACTAAACTCAGGTGCAAAAAGTGAAAAATACCTCAAGGATCTATACCCCGACCTCGCCTCCCAAGCCTTTGTCCAATATGGCAACTTCATCGGGGAGTCACTAAATGTTGCTAATGAGGAGGGAATAAAAAAGGTCACTCTAGGCATCATGCTCGGGAAGGCCGTGAAATTAGCAGAAGGCATTCTAGACACGCACAGCAAAAAATCTACGATGAATAAAGAATTCATCAAATCTATTGCCAAAGCTGCCTCATGTCCTGACACCGTTTTAGAGAAGATAGACCAACTTAACTTAGCACGTGAGCTATGGGAAATCATTCCGGACACCCAACATGACTTTTATCAATTAATAAAAGCCCACTGTTACGATGTAACCGCACCCCTCCTACCAGATGGGGATCTAACCATACTACTCATCACAGACAAGGGGGAGTTACTGTAA
- a CDS encoding IS256 family transposase: protein MQFKEILSNVMTEPNGVGRLMELIIEIAMQGERELYKEDSGDVSNGYRSRRIFASGNMLELRVPRTRQQGFMPLILGVLKDQEKEMGELAGYLYSCGNTMEDISGVFERLYGKRYSTSQINRLSLSTQEAVEEWRQRRLPRTLEALVIDATYLPVRRGESVSKEAFFVVMSLDSEGRRDIVGVYNNPTEGSGIWGEFFEDLKSRGLEEVGLIISDGLNNIEEVAREHFTEVDVQLCTVHLQREITRKIRPRDKSAIASDLQEVFSKDGSRSSPLDGLESFKNFAFRWRKSYPFLTKIANGQRIEYYFTYLKYDVSVRKYIHSTNWIERFNRQVKKGARYKCALPSVESALHLIGSIAINATYLKKRIGDLTLGLRKNNEK, encoded by the coding sequence ATGCAATTTAAGGAAATTCTATCAAACGTGATGACAGAGCCAAATGGAGTTGGCCGTTTAATGGAGTTAATCATCGAAATAGCGATGCAAGGGGAGAGGGAACTGTATAAAGAAGATAGTGGCGATGTGAGCAATGGATACCGCTCCCGTCGCATCTTTGCGAGTGGTAATATGCTAGAATTACGAGTACCCCGAACTCGACAGCAGGGCTTCATGCCCTTGATTTTAGGCGTTCTCAAAGATCAAGAGAAAGAGATGGGAGAACTAGCAGGTTATCTATATAGCTGCGGTAATACGATGGAGGATATCTCTGGAGTATTCGAGCGTTTGTATGGTAAACGTTATAGTACGAGTCAAATCAATCGTCTCTCCTTATCGACCCAAGAAGCAGTAGAAGAGTGGCGTCAAAGACGTCTACCGAGGACTTTAGAGGCACTTGTTATCGATGCTACATATCTTCCTGTACGGAGAGGAGAAAGTGTGAGCAAGGAGGCATTTTTTGTAGTGATGAGTTTAGATAGCGAAGGACGTCGAGACATCGTGGGTGTCTATAATAATCCAACAGAGGGAAGCGGCATCTGGGGCGAGTTTTTTGAGGATCTAAAAAGCCGAGGATTAGAGGAGGTGGGATTGATTATTTCAGATGGTCTGAATAACATTGAAGAGGTTGCTCGAGAGCACTTTACAGAAGTAGACGTACAGCTTTGTACCGTTCATTTACAGCGAGAAATAACTCGAAAGATACGCCCTCGAGATAAGTCAGCCATCGCAAGTGATCTACAGGAGGTCTTTAGTAAAGACGGCTCAAGAAGCTCACCTTTAGATGGCCTAGAGAGCTTTAAAAACTTTGCGTTCAGATGGCGTAAGAGCTATCCTTTTCTCACAAAAATAGCTAACGGTCAGAGGATAGAGTATTACTTCACATACCTAAAATACGACGTCAGTGTTCGCAAGTACATTCATAGTACTAACTGGATAGAACGCTTCAATAGACAGGTAAAGAAAGGGGCTCGATATAAATGTGCATTACCTAGCGTAGAATCCGCTCTACACTTGATAGGTAGTATTGCAATCAATGCAACCTATCTGAAGAAAAGAATAGGAGATCTAACTCTTGGACTTAGGAAGAACAATGAAAAGTAA
- a CDS encoding Lrp/AsnC ligand binding domain-containing protein: MKKVDDIDIKILNMLILDARVPFQEIANHCGLSRAAIHQRIQRMSGKKIIQGSGYQVDYGMLGMKTCSYIGIVLEKGSLYESVCSELDRIQEIVECNFTTGPYNMLIKLYARDNDHLMQILNGQIQGITGVRSTETLISLKQSFSRPYLLRDEPVEEEETEE, translated from the coding sequence ATGAAAAAAGTTGACGACATAGATATTAAAATCCTAAATATGCTCATCCTAGATGCTCGTGTCCCATTTCAAGAGATAGCCAATCACTGCGGACTTTCTAGAGCAGCAATCCACCAACGGATCCAACGAATGAGCGGCAAGAAAATCATCCAAGGTAGCGGCTACCAGGTAGATTATGGGATGCTGGGGATGAAGACCTGCTCATACATCGGAATAGTACTTGAAAAAGGGTCACTATACGAAAGTGTATGTTCCGAACTCGATAGGATCCAAGAGATTGTAGAGTGTAACTTTACCACAGGTCCTTACAATATGTTGATAAAGCTATATGCTAGAGATAATGACCACTTAATGCAGATACTAAATGGTCAGATTCAGGGCATTACTGGTGTCCGATCTACAGAGACTCTAATATCCTTAAAGCAAAGCTTTTCTAGACCATACCTTCTAAGGGATGAACCCGTAGAAGAGGAAGAAACCGAAGAATAA
- a CDS encoding PD-(D/E)XK nuclease family protein, which produces MTHQPLGRDFNQQHAYERDANLSFDPDSHTYTHLDSEKPLTSVTSFISSFFEEYDPYFWIKKDTSLTQEEVQKRISEQDQKGFVARNLGTFMHTQIENFFLGQEAQKEMALVHDNGIQSNYSIEKELHYFEDFVTEHRPIPYRTEWMIYDEDLWLAGTLDLLVQEPNGSFTIYDWKRSRRMGREYGTAFYPNNRNFHQSGKGSLSHLADTPFIHASLQQNLYRYILKSKYDIHVDKMYLVILSPTFSRFHKIAVPDMDNEVKLMLNI; this is translated from the coding sequence ATGACACACCAACCACTTGGGAGAGATTTTAATCAACAGCATGCTTATGAAAGAGATGCGAACCTCTCCTTTGATCCTGATTCGCACACATATACACACTTGGATAGTGAAAAGCCATTAACCTCCGTCACCAGTTTTATATCATCTTTTTTTGAAGAGTATGATCCATATTTCTGGATTAAGAAGGACACATCCTTGACACAAGAGGAGGTCCAAAAACGGATCAGCGAGCAAGATCAAAAAGGGTTCGTAGCACGTAATCTTGGCACTTTCATGCACACGCAGATAGAGAATTTCTTTTTGGGACAAGAAGCACAGAAAGAGATGGCTCTAGTTCATGACAATGGTATTCAGAGTAACTATAGTATCGAAAAGGAGCTACATTACTTTGAGGATTTCGTCACTGAACACCGCCCTATTCCCTATCGTACGGAGTGGATGATTTATGATGAAGATCTATGGCTAGCGGGGACGCTTGACCTCCTTGTTCAGGAGCCTAATGGATCATTTACGATATATGACTGGAAGCGATCTAGGCGAATGGGACGCGAGTATGGCACCGCCTTTTATCCTAACAACCGCAACTTCCACCAAAGCGGTAAAGGCTCGCTTAGCCACTTGGCTGACACCCCTTTCATACACGCTTCACTTCAGCAAAACTTATATCGCTATATACTAAAGTCAAAATATGACATCCATGTGGATAAGATGTATCTCGTTATTCTAAGTCCCACATTTAGCCGCTTTCATAAGATAGCTGTTCCAGACATGGATAATGAGGTGAAGTTAATGCTGAACATATAA
- a CDS encoding FtsL-like putative cell division protein: protein MALFKKETPVAPQQGGQVNTRETVAKFWDAVEGRRIEDKLNNKSLRWVMATALLVIAIIYINYLGMFKVRQLSNLNRELTELRIEEMTISTELMNSRRLSTIEARLEAEDINIEISKTSPILIK from the coding sequence ATGGCTTTATTCAAAAAAGAAACACCCGTTGCCCCCCAACAAGGAGGACAAGTCAACACTCGCGAAACAGTGGCCAAGTTTTGGGATGCTGTAGAGGGGCGTCGTATTGAAGATAAGCTCAATAATAAGTCTCTACGATGGGTTATGGCGACGGCTCTATTAGTCATTGCTATTATTTATATAAATTACCTAGGGATGTTTAAGGTAAGACAGCTATCTAATCTGAACAGAGAGCTGACGGAGCTAAGAATCGAAGAAATGACTATCAGTACAGAGCTGATGAATAGCAGAAGACTCTCAACGATAGAGGCACGATTAGAGGCAGAAGATATCAATATAGAGATATCTAAGACCTCACCAATCCTTATAAAGTAG